A region of the Muricauda sp. MAR_2010_75 genome:
GATAACGGGACTATTCTTTCTACTTCGTTTTACTGGACAGGGAATCTTAACGATGGCCTCAAGAAACATGATCATGATTTGGTTCGATAAAAACCGTGGAAAGGTAAATATGTTCAGTAGCGTTGCCCTCTCCTTTGGTTTTTCTTCTTCACCACTTTGGGTAAGCGCATTGATTGATGGAAATGGCTGGCAAAATGCCTGGCGGTATTTAGCTTTGGGCTTATTCATTTTCAGCATTCTGGTATTTCTTTTTTATAAAAACAAACCCGAGGAACATGGACTTGTTCCCGACGGGTATAAAAATGGTACAAAAACTGATGGCAATACCCCTCAAATTGGCTATAAACAATTTAACCTCAAGGAAGCGATGGCCACTCGCGCCTTTTGGATGTATGCCTTTACGTTGGCGTTCAACAGTTTTTTTATCACTGGATTGACCTTTCACGTAATCTCTATTTTTGCGAGTGAAGGGTTCCCAAAGGAAGATGCCATTTCCATTTTCTTGCCAGGTTCCGTTGTGGCGGTAACCGTCTCCACCGTATTCAATTGGTTGAGTGACAGCCTTCCTTTAAAATTGTATCTCTATTTAATGTTAGCCGGTGGTATTTTGGCTGCTTCGGGCTTTTTGTTCTTGGCATACCCTTTTGGAGTACCCTTTTTAGTGGCTGGGTTTGGCACCATGGCCGGCTTTTTCGCCGTATTGAATGCCATTGCTTGGCCACGTTTCTACGGGCGGGACCATTTGGGTGCCATAACCGGTAAGGTGATGAGTTTTTTGGTCTTGGCCAGTGCATTGGCTCCTCCAATTTTCAGTTTTTTCTTTTCCACATTCGGTTCTTATCGATTGGTAGGATATTTGGGTTTGGCCTTCCTAACCTTTATGGCGATTGCCAGCATAAAGGCAAAAAATCCCCAGTAGCCATTGTACCTAGAACCCTATATTTTCTGTTCGGGTGAGGCACATTAAACCAAGAACCAACGCTATTTTTCATATCTTTAGCGGAGACTTGCTATGCATCTAGATAACCTCATACAACAATTCCAACAAAAAGATAAAGTCGCGTTTGAGACGTTGTACAATATGTATGCGGATAATATTTGTGGGGTCATCAATGTCATTCTCAAGGACCCAGAGCGTTCCCAAGAACTTTGCCAGGATGTATTTGTGAAGATTTGGAACAAATCCGACCAGTACGACACCTCCAAAGGCCGATTTTTTACTTGGATATTGAATATTGCGCGGAATGCTGCCATCGATGAAATGCGCTCAAAATCCCATAAAAATCAAAAGAAAAACCTCCCCGTTGATTCTCTCGTAGGTATCTATGAAAGTGATGAGGACTTAAACGGAAAAATTGATACTATTGGACTGCAATCCCTATTGAAAGGGTTGAAGGAAAAGTGCATTCTTTTGATTGATTTGCTTTATTTTAAGGGATACACACAAAAAGAAGCTGCCAAGGAACTTAAAACACCCATTGGCACCATTAAAACACGAATACGAAGCTGTATTTCCGAAATTCGGAAAAATATGGCATAGCACATGGAAGTTGAAAAATACATAGCATCCGGAATTTTGGAACTCTACGTTGCAGGAGCGTTGACCCCTGAGCAAAACTTGGAGGTGCAGCATTATGCCATTCAATATCCTGAAATAAAGAAGGAAATAGAGGCGATTGAGGCTGCTATGCTGGAACTTACCCGCACAACTTCCCCAAAAATGCCGGAAGATGGCTTTACCAAAATAAAGGCTGAGTTGGATGATGTGATTCCGTTTACGCCTGCATCCTCTGAAAAGAAAACACCTTGGGGCAGCTATCTGGGTTGGGCGGCAGCCATACTTTTTGCTGCGGGTACACTTTGGATGTATTTACAGAACACCAGTTTAAAATCTGAAATTGAAATCAGTAATCAAGAAAAAGAAAATCTTGAGGAAATCATCTCCACAACCCGTGAAGAAATTGCCAACAAAGAGAGTCTATTGGATGAACTTCGCGATAAGAACGTAACGGTCATTGCCTTGGGTGGCCAAGCCGTTTCACCAAACTCCTATGCCAAGGCCTATTGGAACCAAGAAGAGCAAAAAGTCATTATTGATGCAAAAGGACTTCCAGACCCTCCACCGGGATTCACCTATCAGGTTTGGTCGTTGAAATTGGATCCTTTGACCCCAACCAGTATTGGTTTGTTGGATGATTTAACATCAAATGACTCCAAACTGTTCACGCTAGAAAATCCAAACCCATCCGAAGCATTTGGTATCACCTTGGAGCCCGAAGGTGGAAGCGAGACTCCAACCCTGGAACAATTGTACACCCTTGGGGCTGTAGGCGCATAATCCATTCTACATATAAATTTATGTAACCCATTACATATTTTTAATATATTTGTGTAACCAGTTACGTAATTTATGCAAACCGACTTTTTACAAAAAATACAACACTTGGGTTTTACCGCCCGTATTAAAAGACTCAATGAAAAGATAGTTGCAAGTACTTTGGAGCATTATTCAAACTTGAATTTAGGCATTGAGCCCAATTGGCACGTTATTTTTTTATTGCTGAAGGAAAAAGGAAAGCTTACCGTAACCGAAATTGCCAACACCTTGGGGTTTTCGCATCCAGCCATGATAAAGATTACCAAAAAAATGAACGCCCAAGGCTACCTTGAGAGTCTGAAAGACCCCAATGACGGACGAAAAACCTTTATTTTGCTTTCCAAAAAAGGAAAAGAAGCACTTCCTGCTTTTGAGAAAGAGTGGAGCCGAATTCAAGACGTTTTAAGGGAGTTTGTCTGTGATTCTTTTCTAGAAAGTCTAAAACAGTTAGAGCAAGATTTTGAAGCTTTGGGATTTAAGGAACGTTACCAAAAACGTTTTGGTCCAAAACCCTATACCATTCGCAATGCAAAACCATCTGATTTTAAGGCTATTGGAAAACTCATGGTAGATGTGTACTCAGGACTTGAAGGCTTCCCAAAAGCTGATGAGCAGCCCCAATACTATAAAACCTTGGCCAACATTGGGGATTTTACCCGGAAACCAGGAGTGGAGTTACTAGCGGCCATTTCTCCAGAAGATGAAATTCTTGGTGCTGTTCTTTATTTTGGCGATATACAACATTATGGTGCAGGAGGAACGGTTACCCAAGAGAAAAATGC
Encoded here:
- a CDS encoding nitrate/nitrite transporter, whose protein sequence is MSKLQHTFTINPAKSPFFYGYVILFMGTLGVYCSIPGQTIGVSVFTDPVKDALGLSRNQFSNAYMIGTIMSSLFISRGGVWFDRYGARYVAFFATLVLGITLLLCSWSVQMSEFIKQVLNQETWIIPFVLITGLFFLLRFTGQGILTMASRNMIMIWFDKNRGKVNMFSSVALSFGFSSSPLWVSALIDGNGWQNAWRYLALGLFIFSILVFLFYKNKPEEHGLVPDGYKNGTKTDGNTPQIGYKQFNLKEAMATRAFWMYAFTLAFNSFFITGLTFHVISIFASEGFPKEDAISIFLPGSVVAVTVSTVFNWLSDSLPLKLYLYLMLAGGILAASGFLFLAYPFGVPFLVAGFGTMAGFFAVLNAIAWPRFYGRDHLGAITGKVMSFLVLASALAPPIFSFFFSTFGSYRLVGYLGLAFLTFMAIASIKAKNPQ
- a CDS encoding RNA polymerase sigma factor, whose protein sequence is MHLDNLIQQFQQKDKVAFETLYNMYADNICGVINVILKDPERSQELCQDVFVKIWNKSDQYDTSKGRFFTWILNIARNAAIDEMRSKSHKNQKKNLPVDSLVGIYESDEDLNGKIDTIGLQSLLKGLKEKCILLIDLLYFKGYTQKEAAKELKTPIGTIKTRIRSCISEIRKNMA
- a CDS encoding anti-sigma factor domain-containing protein produces the protein MEVEKYIASGILELYVAGALTPEQNLEVQHYAIQYPEIKKEIEAIEAAMLELTRTTSPKMPEDGFTKIKAELDDVIPFTPASSEKKTPWGSYLGWAAAILFAAGTLWMYLQNTSLKSEIEISNQEKENLEEIISTTREEIANKESLLDELRDKNVTVIALGGQAVSPNSYAKAYWNQEEQKVIIDAKGLPDPPPGFTYQVWSLKLDPLTPTSIGLLDDLTSNDSKLFTLENPNPSEAFGITLEPEGGSETPTLEQLYTLGAVGA
- a CDS encoding bifunctional helix-turn-helix transcriptional regulator/GNAT family N-acetyltransferase, coding for MGFTARIKRLNEKIVASTLEHYSNLNLGIEPNWHVIFLLLKEKGKLTVTEIANTLGFSHPAMIKITKKMNAQGYLESLKDPNDGRKTFILLSKKGKEALPAFEKEWSRIQDVLREFVCDSFLESLKQLEQDFEALGFKERYQKRFGPKPYTIRNAKPSDFKAIGKLMVDVYSGLEGFPKADEQPQYYKTLANIGDFTRKPGVELLAAISPEDEILGAVLYFGDIQHYGAGGTVTQEKNASGFRLLAVDPSARGLGIGRALTVACIEKARGKNHGQVIIHSTAYMKVAWKMYEKLGFERSEDLDFKQEDLQVYGFRLQLE